Proteins co-encoded in one Candidatus Margulisiibacteriota bacterium genomic window:
- the lepB gene encoding signal peptidase I: MFFQKKNNELKPRKKESIWSILGVIIFALLLKATVLTIFIIPSGSMIPTLNIGDVLIVNRLYFGLSNPLREAWYADKLLFVLPNPWFQSQSPLVKTRFLLNFGVKPKRLDIVIFKVPLAPQPAREYVYEIDGKTMRAYFIQPGRAGMDYVKRCIGLPGDVVELRNGRVLVNGEYLPGQDKFTWHNDNSYYGPLKVPAGHYFVLGDNRPHSSDSRYWGFVPEDHLVGVARWIALPPWRWRILK; this comes from the coding sequence ATGTTTTTTCAGAAAAAAAACAATGAGCTAAAACCCAGGAAAAAAGAATCGATCTGGTCGATACTGGGCGTTATTATTTTTGCGCTGCTTTTGAAAGCGACGGTTTTGACGATTTTTATCATTCCGTCGGGGTCGATGATCCCAACGCTAAATATCGGTGATGTACTGATCGTCAACCGCCTGTATTTTGGCCTGTCCAATCCTCTGCGCGAGGCCTGGTATGCCGACAAATTGCTTTTTGTTCTGCCCAACCCCTGGTTTCAATCCCAATCCCCGCTGGTCAAAACCCGTTTTTTGTTAAATTTCGGCGTGAAGCCAAAACGGCTGGATATTGTGATTTTCAAAGTGCCGCTTGCGCCGCAGCCCGCGCGCGAGTACGTGTATGAAATTGACGGAAAAACCATGCGCGCCTATTTTATTCAGCCCGGACGCGCCGGCATGGATTATGTGAAGCGCTGCATCGGCCTGCCGGGCGATGTAGTTGAGTTGCGTAACGGCCGCGTGCTGGTCAACGGCGAGTATTTGCCGGGGCAGGATAAATTTACCTGGCACAATGATAATAGTTATTACGGGCCGCTCAAAGTGCCGGCTGGGCATTACTTCGTGCTGGGAGACAACCGGCCGCACAGCTCGGACAGCCGTTACTGGGGTTTTGTGCCGGAAGATCATCTGGTCGGCGTAGCGCGCTGGATCGCCCTGCCGCCGTGGCGCTGGCGGATACTAAAATAA
- a CDS encoding NAD-dependent protein deacylase: MSDQLKDLLNNSNYIIALTGAGVSTLSGIRDFRGKNGLYKDFNADKIFDIGYFFHEPEYYYTQTKDFIYGLDKYQPNLIHKTLAELEQKNIIRAIITQNIDMLHTRAGSQNVIEIHGSPEAHYCTDCQRKYSFAEIAPIVKDNKVPHCDKCNGLIKPEIVFFGEMLNEKTLANAYTEISKTDLMLVLGSSLVVQPVGYFPRMVVENGGKVIIVNDMPTPLDELAEMRFNDLQEFIKEII, encoded by the coding sequence ATGTCAGACCAATTAAAAGATTTACTGAACAATTCAAACTACATAATTGCACTGACCGGCGCGGGGGTGTCAACACTGTCAGGTATTCGTGATTTTCGAGGTAAAAATGGACTATATAAAGATTTTAATGCCGATAAAATTTTTGATATAGGTTATTTCTTTCACGAGCCGGAATACTACTACACTCAAACCAAAGACTTTATTTATGGACTGGATAAGTATCAGCCAAACCTTATTCATAAAACTTTAGCAGAATTGGAACAAAAGAATATCATTCGCGCTATCATAACCCAGAATATTGATATGCTTCATACCAGAGCCGGTTCGCAGAATGTCATAGAAATACACGGTTCGCCGGAAGCGCATTACTGCACGGATTGTCAGCGGAAATATTCTTTTGCGGAAATCGCGCCTATTGTTAAAGACAATAAAGTGCCGCATTGCGATAAATGCAACGGACTAATCAAGCCCGAGATCGTGTTTTTTGGCGAAATGTTAAATGAAAAAACTCTAGCTAACGCTTATACGGAAATTTCAAAAACTGACCTTATGCTTGTACTTGGTTCGTCGCTTGTTGTTCAGCCTGTCGGTTACTTTCCTCGAATGGTTGTCGAAAATGGCGGTAAAGTCATTATCGTAAATGATATGCCGACACCATTAGACGAACTGGCAGAAATGCGGTTTAACGATTTGCAGGAGTTTATAAAAGAAATTATCTGA
- the ispG gene encoding flavodoxin-dependent (E)-4-hydroxy-3-methylbut-2-enyl-diphosphate synthase, with the protein MPAKIIRLPTKVVSIGSVKIGGRNPIAVQSMTNTFTTDVKATVQQIKDCAAAGCNIIRVAVPDQKALEAFAGIKKLSPLPVVADIHFDYRLAIGALEAGADKIRLNPGNIQGAAKLKEIIVAAKKRHIPIRIGANSGSAKKDLARLAVEYCEFFEARKFRNIVLSLKSSSVRDSLDAYTRIARKRNYPLHVGITEAGTEYYGAIKSAVGLGALLSRGLGDTVRVSLTAAPVQEVTAARYILKSLGLLACPEVISCPTCGRTQIDIIRLAKQVEQKLQEINKNITVAVMGCAVNGPGEAAHADYGIAGGKGRGLIFARGKKLKTVPEKNLVAELFKLIERA; encoded by the coding sequence ATGCCGGCAAAAATAATCCGCTTACCCACCAAAGTCGTATCGATCGGTTCCGTAAAAATCGGCGGGCGGAATCCGATCGCCGTGCAGTCGATGACCAACACATTCACGACCGATGTCAAAGCGACTGTTCAACAAATTAAAGACTGTGCCGCGGCCGGCTGCAATATTATCCGCGTGGCTGTCCCTGACCAAAAAGCGCTGGAGGCTTTTGCTGGTATAAAAAAACTCTCACCTCTACCGGTCGTGGCAGACATTCATTTTGATTACCGTCTGGCCATCGGCGCGCTCGAAGCTGGCGCGGACAAAATACGCCTCAATCCGGGCAACATTCAAGGCGCGGCCAAATTAAAAGAAATCATCGTCGCGGCTAAAAAGAGGCATATTCCCATCCGCATTGGCGCGAATTCCGGCTCGGCCAAAAAGGATCTAGCGCGGCTGGCTGTAGAATATTGTGAGTTTTTTGAGGCGCGGAAATTCCGGAATATTGTGCTTTCGCTCAAATCCTCTTCGGTGCGCGATTCACTGGACGCCTACACGCGCATAGCGCGAAAACGCAATTACCCTCTGCATGTTGGCATTACCGAAGCCGGCACGGAATATTACGGCGCTATAAAATCGGCGGTGGGCCTTGGCGCGCTGCTTAGCCGCGGGCTGGGCGACACGGTGCGGGTCTCGCTCACCGCCGCTCCGGTACAGGAAGTTACCGCCGCGCGCTATATACTCAAGTCTTTAGGGCTGCTTGCCTGCCCCGAAGTCATTTCCTGCCCCACCTGCGGCCGCACGCAGATCGATATTATCAGATTGGCCAAGCAAGTCGAGCAAAAGCTGCAAGAAATAAATAAAAATATCACTGTCGCCGTGATGGGCTGCGCGGTCAACGGCCCCGGCGAAGCCGCGCACGCGGATTACGGCATTGCCGGCGGCAAAGGGCGGGGCCTTATTTTCGCCAGGGGAAAAAAATTAAAAACTGTGCCGGAAAAAAATCTAGTAGCTGAACTTTTTAAACTGATCGAACGCGCTTAA
- the ribD gene encoding bifunctional diaminohydroxyphosphoribosylaminopyrimidine deaminase/5-amino-6-(5-phosphoribosylamino)uracil reductase RibD: protein MQNQDEFFMRRAFELARKGTGYVSPNPLVGAVIVKGGKIIAEGYHRACGKNHAEREAILNLAGKNPIKNCARGAALYVSLEPCAHHGRTPPCTDIIIEAGIKKVVFAVRDPDPQVHGLDPARLLKKAGLEVVYPVLEAEARELNKVFFHNQTAGLPYITLKSAVTLDGKIADARGRSKWITGPEARAAGQRLRLAHDAVLVGKNTVLQDDPRLNIRLPGIKKENYKIVLGARGDFPRGVKLLNDPQALFLGDIAKGLPAQGNIHSAAALKKALRFLYRKFQICSILVEGGAAVNTAFLKSGLVNEWRLFIAPKILGGGALPVFGELGINKLSEFYHAKICSVQEIGGDLLLKILF from the coding sequence ATGCAAAATCAGGACGAATTTTTTATGCGTCGCGCTTTTGAGCTGGCGCGGAAAGGGACAGGCTACGTTTCGCCCAATCCGCTGGTCGGCGCGGTGATCGTCAAAGGCGGAAAAATTATTGCCGAGGGGTATCACCGCGCCTGCGGAAAAAACCACGCCGAACGCGAGGCCATACTCAACCTCGCTGGAAAAAATCCGATTAAAAACTGCGCGCGCGGCGCGGCTCTGTACGTCTCGCTGGAGCCCTGCGCGCATCATGGACGAACGCCGCCTTGCACGGACATCATTATTGAGGCTGGAATAAAAAAAGTCGTCTTCGCTGTCCGCGATCCCGATCCCCAAGTCCACGGACTTGATCCCGCGCGTCTTTTAAAAAAAGCCGGCCTGGAAGTAGTTTATCCGGTTTTAGAGGCAGAGGCGCGGGAGCTGAACAAAGTTTTTTTCCACAATCAAACCGCCGGACTGCCGTACATCACGCTTAAATCCGCCGTTACGCTGGACGGCAAGATCGCTGACGCGCGCGGCCGGAGCAAATGGATCACCGGGCCGGAAGCGCGCGCGGCCGGGCAGCGTTTGAGACTGGCGCATGACGCCGTGCTGGTCGGAAAAAATACCGTGCTTCAAGACGATCCGCGCCTAAATATCCGTCTGCCCGGGATCAAAAAAGAAAATTACAAGATCGTCCTCGGCGCGCGCGGGGATTTTCCCCGCGGCGTCAAGCTCCTCAATGATCCCCAGGCGCTTTTTCTCGGCGACATAGCCAAAGGTCTGCCCGCTCAGGGCAATATACACTCGGCGGCGGCGCTAAAAAAAGCCTTGCGTTTTCTCTATAGGAAATTCCAGATCTGCTCGATCCTGGTCGAGGGCGGCGCGGCGGTAAACACGGCTTTTCTTAAAAGCGGTCTGGTCAATGAATGGCGGTTATTTATCGCGCCCAAAATTTTAGGCGGCGGCGCGCTGCCAGTATTTGGCGAGCTCGGTATCAATAAACTATCAGAATTCTATCACGCCAAAATTTGCTCTGTTCAGGAGATTGGCGGGGATCTTTTACTGAAAATTTTATTTTAG
- a CDS encoding UDP-N-acetylmuramoyl-L-alanyl-D-glutamate--2,6-diaminopimelate ligase, with protein sequence MKVIGITGTNGKTTTTHIVCEILQKAGYKTAKIGTITNRLTTPSPWELAEIFEQERRRGTEYLVMEVSSHGIHQDRVKGIFFHVKALTNITRDHLDYHKTFRAYKKVKYGWLKRGCGIKITPRDWRREKIDFTHPFIGKFNEHNMQTALAVLKSLNILPEKKLKKLFAGLSPIPGRFEVIQQNPGVIVDYAHTPDGLENLLNAVSDLRQKQKSRGRLITVFGCGGDRDKGKRPKMGRLALRKSDICLVTSDNPRTEKPEAIIQDILAGMHQGFFSRRKKIIVQADRRQAIQQAVRLAQAEDLVVLAGKGHETYQVLGRKKQHFDDREEAKKALKKCRQK encoded by the coding sequence ATGAAAGTCATCGGCATCACCGGCACCAACGGCAAAACGACCACCACGCATATTGTCTGCGAGATTTTGCAAAAAGCTGGTTATAAAACCGCCAAGATCGGCACGATCACCAACCGCCTGACCACGCCGTCGCCCTGGGAATTAGCGGAGATTTTTGAGCAGGAAAGACGCCGCGGCACGGAATATTTGGTCATGGAAGTTTCCTCGCACGGCATTCATCAAGACCGCGTCAAGGGGATTTTTTTTCACGTCAAAGCGTTGACCAATATCACGCGCGACCATCTGGATTATCACAAGACTTTCCGCGCCTACAAAAAAGTGAAGTACGGCTGGTTAAAACGTGGCTGCGGGATAAAAATAACTCCGCGTGACTGGCGCCGGGAAAAAATCGATTTTACGCATCCGTTCATTGGTAAATTTAACGAACACAATATGCAGACCGCGCTGGCCGTCCTGAAAAGCCTGAATATTTTGCCGGAAAAAAAATTAAAAAAACTTTTCGCCGGATTATCTCCTATCCCCGGCCGTTTTGAGGTCATTCAGCAAAACCCCGGCGTTATTGTCGATTATGCCCACACGCCCGATGGTCTGGAAAATCTCCTGAACGCCGTGTCCGATTTGCGCCAAAAACAAAAATCCCGCGGCCGCCTTATCACGGTTTTTGGCTGCGGTGGAGACCGGGACAAAGGGAAACGGCCTAAAATGGGGCGGCTGGCGCTGCGCAAAAGCGATATTTGTTTGGTAACTTCGGATAATCCACGCACGGAAAAACCAGAGGCAATTATTCAAGACATTTTGGCCGGTATGCATCAGGGCTTTTTTAGCCGGCGCAAAAAAATTATCGTGCAGGCCGACCGGCGTCAGGCGATCCAGCAGGCCGTGCGGCTGGCGCAGGCTGAAGATCTTGTCGTGCTGGCCGGCAAGGGACATGAGACTTATCAGGTGCTCGGCCGGAAAAAGCAGCATTTCGATGACCGCGAAGAAGCGAAAAAGGCGCTAAAAAAATGCCGGCAAAAATAA